Proteins co-encoded in one Methylobacterium sp. WL1 genomic window:
- a CDS encoding type 1 glutamine amidotransferase domain-containing protein has product MPDIRQAKILILATDGFEESELTVPQAKLADAGASVAVSAPQSRESKGTIRGWDKTDWGKEVAVDIDLERVDPADYDALVLPGGQINPDKLRLEPKALEVIRSFFTSGKVVAAICHAPWLLIEAGAAKGRDMTSFASIRTDVINAGGRWHDREVVTDQGVVTSRNPGDLDAFCAKIVEEIQEGGHGTRQLAA; this is encoded by the coding sequence ATGCCCGATATCCGCCAGGCCAAGATCCTGATCCTCGCAACGGACGGCTTCGAGGAGAGCGAACTGACCGTTCCGCAAGCCAAGCTGGCCGACGCTGGCGCCTCGGTCGCGGTGTCCGCACCGCAATCGCGCGAGAGCAAGGGCACGATCCGCGGCTGGGACAAGACCGACTGGGGCAAGGAGGTCGCGGTCGACATTGATCTCGAGCGCGTCGATCCCGCCGACTACGACGCCCTGGTGCTTCCGGGCGGCCAGATCAATCCCGACAAGCTGAGGCTCGAGCCCAAGGCGCTTGAGGTGATCCGGAGCTTTTTCACCTCCGGCAAGGTGGTCGCCGCCATCTGTCACGCGCCGTGGCTGCTGATCGAGGCCGGCGCGGCCAAGGGCCGCGACATGACCTCGTTCGCGTCCATCCGAACCGACGTGATCAACGCCGGCGGCCGCTGGCACGACCGGGAGGTCGTGACCGACCAAGGCGTCGTCACCAGCCGCAACCCAGGCGACCTCGATGCCTTCTGCGCGAAGATCGTCGAGGAGATCCAGGAAGGCGGCCACGGCACCCGGCAGCTGGCGGCCTGA
- a CDS encoding AsnC family transcriptional regulator has translation MMFEYTRRRGVRSPVTDASTFRVGRLARANSANEAKTDLSNLIDRSYNYHSPRELRWHLAERLGLAPNAVVIREAAAA, from the coding sequence ATGATGTTCGAATACACGCGGCGCCGCGGCGTCCGCTCTCCCGTCACCGATGCATCGACTTTCCGGGTCGGTCGGCTGGCACGGGCCAATTCCGCGAATGAGGCCAAGACCGATCTGAGCAACTTGATCGATCGGTCCTACAATTATCACTCCCCCCGCGAACTGCGCTGGCATCTGGCCGAGCGTCTGGGGCTGGCCCCCAACGCTGTGGTCATCCGCGAGGCGGCGGCGGCCTGA
- a CDS encoding metallophosphoesterase: MATFFTGDTHFGDLRALRFDHRPYPDLDAHDAGLIAAWNAAVAPGDTVWHLGDFALGPSGARIREILDGLNGEKHLIVGNNDGPDTLAAPGWASVRHYAERVVDDRMVVLCHYAFRTWNGMGRGALNLHGHSHGKLKPMPKQYDVGVDPMGPAPVGLSAILTSRLRRKA, translated from the coding sequence GTGGCCACCTTCTTCACGGGCGATACCCATTTCGGCGACCTGCGCGCCCTGCGGTTCGACCACAGGCCCTACCCGGATCTGGACGCCCACGATGCCGGCCTGATCGCCGCCTGGAACGCCGCGGTCGCGCCCGGCGACACAGTCTGGCACCTCGGGGACTTCGCCCTCGGCCCGAGCGGTGCGCGGATCCGCGAGATCCTCGACGGGCTCAACGGCGAAAAGCACCTGATCGTGGGCAACAACGACGGCCCCGACACCCTCGCAGCACCCGGTTGGGCCTCGGTGCGCCATTACGCCGAACGCGTGGTCGACGACCGGATGGTGGTGCTGTGCCACTACGCGTTCCGGACCTGGAACGGGATGGGCCGGGGTGCCCTCAACCTGCACGGCCACAGCCACGGCAAGCTCAAGCCGATGCCGAAGCAGTACGATGTCGGCGTCGACCCGATGGGGCCGGCCCCGGTGGGACTCTCCGCAATCCTCACCTCACGGCTCCGTCGGAAGGCGTAA
- the pqqA gene encoding pyrroloquinoline quinone precursor peptide PqqA — MAWSAPIVSEICVGMEVTSYESAEIDTFN, encoded by the coding sequence ATGGCTTGGTCCGCCCCCATCGTGTCTGAGATCTGCGTCGGCATGGAAGTCACCAGCTACGAGTCGGCCGAGATCGACACCTTCAACTGA
- the pqqA gene encoding pyrroloquinoline quinone precursor peptide PqqA — MAWSAPIVSEICVGMEVTSYESAEIDTFN, encoded by the coding sequence ATGGCTTGGTCCGCCCCCATCGTGTCCGAAATCTGCGTCGGCATGGAAGTCACCAGCTACGAGTCGGCTGAGATCGACACATTCAACTAA
- the mgtE gene encoding magnesium transporter, producing the protein MNEIAPIDARVDPSVLAARLSDERAPDIVEALNDEAPEVAAAIILGLPMDRAIEVLDQPELDMAADIIEMLPRDRVAAYLSGMSADRVTDVFREIEEPGRSDLRARLDAETRGAVDRLSAYGEETVGSLMTTEFVTVPGTWTVGQTLEHIRHVEKTRETIYAIFVLDPRTRALTKAVPLRRLISGDPSDNVLSVAPGRRPLAVSPTASREEAARLISKYDLLALPVVDAVGHLIGIVTVDDMIDAMVEKQTQDVQRFGGMEALPEPYMDIGFFTMIRKRAGWLCALFLSEMLTASAMQGFEGELEKAIVLTLFIPLIMSSGGNSGSQATSLLIRALALHQIRLGDWWRVALRELPTGIVLGSILGVIAVIRIVAWQKLGLYDYGEHWPLVAATVGSALIGIVMFGSLAGSMLPFILQRIGFDPATASAPFVATLVDVTGLVIYFSVALLILRGTLL; encoded by the coding sequence ATGAACGAGATCGCCCCCATCGACGCGCGCGTCGACCCCTCCGTGCTGGCCGCACGCCTCTCGGACGAGCGCGCCCCCGACATCGTCGAAGCATTGAACGACGAGGCCCCCGAGGTCGCTGCCGCGATCATCCTTGGCCTGCCGATGGATCGGGCGATCGAGGTGCTGGACCAGCCTGAACTCGATATGGCCGCCGACATCATCGAGATGCTGCCGCGCGACCGGGTGGCGGCCTACCTTTCGGGCATGTCGGCCGACCGGGTCACGGACGTGTTCCGGGAGATCGAGGAACCCGGCCGTTCCGACCTGCGCGCCCGCCTCGACGCCGAGACCCGCGGCGCCGTCGATCGGCTGTCGGCCTACGGCGAGGAGACGGTCGGCTCGCTGATGACCACCGAGTTCGTCACGGTGCCGGGCACCTGGACGGTGGGCCAGACGCTGGAGCACATCCGCCACGTCGAGAAGACCCGCGAGACCATCTACGCGATCTTCGTGCTCGATCCGCGCACCCGGGCGCTGACCAAGGCGGTACCCCTGCGCCGCCTGATCTCGGGCGACCCGAGCGACAACGTGCTCAGCGTCGCCCCGGGGCGGCGGCCGCTGGCGGTGTCGCCCACGGCGAGTCGCGAGGAGGCCGCCCGGCTGATCTCGAAATACGACCTGCTGGCGCTGCCCGTGGTCGACGCGGTCGGGCACCTGATCGGCATTGTCACGGTGGACGACATGATCGACGCCATGGTCGAGAAGCAGACCCAGGACGTGCAGCGCTTCGGCGGCATGGAGGCGCTGCCCGAGCCCTATATGGATATCGGCTTCTTCACGATGATCCGGAAGCGCGCCGGCTGGCTATGCGCGCTGTTCCTCTCCGAAATGCTCACCGCCTCGGCGATGCAGGGTTTTGAGGGCGAACTGGAGAAGGCGATCGTCCTGACCCTGTTCATCCCGCTGATCATGAGCTCGGGCGGCAATTCCGGCTCGCAGGCGACCTCTCTGCTGATCCGGGCACTCGCCCTGCACCAGATCCGCCTCGGCGACTGGTGGCGGGTGGCGCTACGCGAGCTGCCCACCGGCATCGTGCTGGGCAGCATCCTGGGGGTCATCGCAGTGATCCGGATCGTGGCCTGGCAGAAGCTCGGCCTCTACGATTACGGCGAGCATTGGCCGCTGGTGGCCGCCACGGTGGGTTCGGCCCTGATCGGGATTGTGATGTTCGGCTCGCTCGCCGGCTCGATGCTGCCGTTCATTCTGCAACGGATCGGCTTCGACCCCGCCACCGCCTCGGCCCCGTTCGTGGCCACGCTGGTCGATGTGACCGGGCTGGTGATCTACTTCTCCGTGGCGCTGCTGATCCTGCGGGGGACGCTGCTGTAG
- a CDS encoding cold-shock protein produces MNTGTVKWYNETKGYGFIQPDDGGKDVFVHISAVERAGMRNLVEGQRLSYEILTDKRSGKDAAGNLQAA; encoded by the coding sequence GTGAACACCGGCACTGTGAAGTGGTATAACGAGACCAAGGGCTACGGCTTCATCCAGCCCGATGACGGCGGCAAGGACGTTTTCGTTCACATCTCCGCTGTAGAGCGGGCTGGGATGCGCAACTTGGTCGAGGGCCAGCGGCTCTCGTACGAGATCCTGACGGACAAGCGCAGCGGCAAGGACGCCGCCGGCAACCTTCAGGCGGCCTGA